One window from the genome of Chaetodon trifascialis isolate fChaTrf1 chromosome 20, fChaTrf1.hap1, whole genome shotgun sequence encodes:
- the hexb gene encoding beta-hexosaminidase subunit beta isoform X2, with the protein MVAALKFTVLLLALGLGRGLQYNGIDEFEEEEEEEAEPVAQASMYGSLWPLPQKVQISQVSFKLTSSSFKIVDGKQSSAGPSCSLLQDAYRRYYEYMFGGAKRQQLNKGRRSGPSELTELQVWITSPDSDCDGYPGLTSDESYELSVDQPYAVLKAPKVWGALHGLETFSQLVYEDEYGTKSINSTAISDFPRFAHRGILLDSSRHFLPIKVILANLETMAMNKINVFHWHIVDDQSFPYLSRTFPQLSQQGAYHPYTHVYTPADVKMVIEFARLRGIRVIPEFDTPGHTQSWGKGQTDLLTPCYSGSKPSGTFGPVNPILNTTYDFMSQFFKEVSAVFPDAYVHLGGDEVDFTCWKSNPDIQKFMDQQGFGQDYSKLESFYIQRLLEIVTTTNKGYIIWQEVFDNGVKLKDDTVVHVWIGGRSDEEMSKVTTAGYTTILSAPWYLDYISYAQDWQKYYKVEPLSFNGTEEQKKLVIGGEACLWGEYVDATNLTPRLWPRASAVAERLWSAKEVTDINDAFSRLSAHRCRMVERGIPAEPLFSSYCPREYKGI; encoded by the exons ATGGTCGCTGCTCTGAAGTTCACAGTCCTGCTCCTGGCCCTGGGCTTGGGTCGGGGGCTGCAGTACAACGGCATCGATGAattcgaggaggaggaggaggaggaggctgagccCGTCGCGCAGGCTTCCATGTACGGCTCTCTGTGGCCTCTGCCGCAGAAAGTGCAGATCTCACAGGTTTCATTCAAGCTGACCAGCTCCAGCTTCAAAATCGTGGACGGCAAACAGTCCTCCGCCGGGCCgagctgcagcctcctgcaggATGCGTACAGGAG GTATTATGAATACATGTTTGGCGGCGCTAAAAGGCAACAGCTGAACAAAGGCAGGCGGTCAGGCCCATCTGagctgacagagctgcaggtgtggaTCACATCACCTGACTCCGACTGTGACGGTTACCCGGGTCTGACTTCTGACGAGTCAT ATGAGCTGTCAGTGGATCAGCCGTACGCTGTCTTGAAAGCACCGAAGGTCTGGGGAGCCCTGCATG GTCTGGAAACTTTCAGCCAGTTGGTGTATGAAGATGAGTACGGGACT AAAAGCATCAATTCAACAGCAATCAGCGACTTCCCCAGATTTGCACATCGAGGCATCTTACTGGACAGCTCTCGGCATTTCCTGCCCATCAAAGTCATCTTGGCGAATCTG GAAACCATGGCGATGAACAAAATTAACGTTTTCCACTGGCACATTGTGGATGATCAGTCCTTCCCTTACCTGAGCCGAACCTTCCCGCAGCTGAGCCAGCAG GGGGCTTACCACCCATACACGCATGTGTATACTCCCGCTGACGTGAAGATGGTGATTGAGTTTGCTCGTCTGAGAGGCATTCGCGTTATCCCGGAGTTTGACACTCCAGGACACACGCAGTCTTGGGGCAaag GCCAGACGGATCTGCTCACGCCCTGTTACTCCGGCTCCAAACCCTCTGGCACCTTCGGACCGGTGAACCCCATCCTGAACACCACCTACGACTTCATGAGCCAGTTCTTCAAGGAGGTCAGCGCTGTGTTCCCTGACGCCTACGTTCACCTGGGAGGTGATGAGGTGGACTTCACCTGCTG GAAGTCCAACCCGGACATTCAGAAGTTCATGGATCAGCAAGGCTTCGGACAAGACTACAGCAAACTGGAGTCATTCTATATCCAAAG ACTCTTGGAAATCGTCACCACTACCAACAAGGGCTACATAATCTGGCAGGAGGTCTTTGACAATGGTGTGAAG CTAAAGGATGACACAGTTGTACATGTGTGGATCGGCGGCCGGTCTGATGAGGAAATGAGCAAGGTGACAACAGCAGGGTACACCACCATCCTCTCCGCCCCATGGTACCTAGATTACATTAGCTACGCACAGGACTGGCAGAAGTACTACAAGGTTGAGCCACTCAGCTTCAACG GAACTGAGGAACAGAAGAAGCTTGTGATCGGTGGAGAAGCCTGTTTGTGGGGAGAGTACGTGGACGCCACCAACCTGACACCCAGACTCTG GCCTCGTGCCAGTGCCGTGGCTGAGCGGCTGTGGAGCGCCAAGGAGGTGACAGACATCAACGACGCCTTCAGCAGACTGTCTGCGCACCGCTGTCGTATGGTGGA GCGCGGGATCCCAGCTGAGCCGCTGTTCTCCAGCTACTGTCCCCGTGAGTACAAGGGTATATGA
- the hexb gene encoding beta-hexosaminidase subunit beta isoform X1 has product MVAALKFTVLLLALGLGRGLQYNGIDEFEEEEEEEAEPVAQASMYGSLWPLPQKVQISQVSFKLTSSSFKIVDGKQSSAGPSCSLLQDAYRRYYEYMFGGAKRQQLNKGRRSGPSELTELQVWITSPDSDCDGYPGLTSDESYELSVDQPYAVLKAPKVWGALHGLETFSQLVYEDEYGTKSINSTAISDFPRFAHRGILLDSSRHFLPIKVILANLETMAMNKINVFHWHIVDDQSFPYLSRTFPQLSQQGAYHPYTHVYTPADVKMVIEFARLRGIRVIPEFDTPGHTQSWGKGQTDLLTPCYSGSKPSGTFGPVNPILNTTYDFMSQFFKEVSAVFPDAYVHLGGDEVDFTCWKSNPDIQKFMDQQGFGQDYSKLESFYIQRLLEIVTTTNKGYIIWQEVFDNGVKLKPDTLIHVWKGNQQQYQNEMANVTSSGYRTLLSTPWYLNRISYGQDWQGHYKADPQDFKGTEEQKKLVIGGEACLWGEYVDATNLTPRLWPRASAVAERLWSAKEVTDINDAFSRLSAHRCRMVERGIPAEPLFSSYCPREYKGI; this is encoded by the exons ATGGTCGCTGCTCTGAAGTTCACAGTCCTGCTCCTGGCCCTGGGCTTGGGTCGGGGGCTGCAGTACAACGGCATCGATGAattcgaggaggaggaggaggaggaggctgagccCGTCGCGCAGGCTTCCATGTACGGCTCTCTGTGGCCTCTGCCGCAGAAAGTGCAGATCTCACAGGTTTCATTCAAGCTGACCAGCTCCAGCTTCAAAATCGTGGACGGCAAACAGTCCTCCGCCGGGCCgagctgcagcctcctgcaggATGCGTACAGGAG GTATTATGAATACATGTTTGGCGGCGCTAAAAGGCAACAGCTGAACAAAGGCAGGCGGTCAGGCCCATCTGagctgacagagctgcaggtgtggaTCACATCACCTGACTCCGACTGTGACGGTTACCCGGGTCTGACTTCTGACGAGTCAT ATGAGCTGTCAGTGGATCAGCCGTACGCTGTCTTGAAAGCACCGAAGGTCTGGGGAGCCCTGCATG GTCTGGAAACTTTCAGCCAGTTGGTGTATGAAGATGAGTACGGGACT AAAAGCATCAATTCAACAGCAATCAGCGACTTCCCCAGATTTGCACATCGAGGCATCTTACTGGACAGCTCTCGGCATTTCCTGCCCATCAAAGTCATCTTGGCGAATCTG GAAACCATGGCGATGAACAAAATTAACGTTTTCCACTGGCACATTGTGGATGATCAGTCCTTCCCTTACCTGAGCCGAACCTTCCCGCAGCTGAGCCAGCAG GGGGCTTACCACCCATACACGCATGTGTATACTCCCGCTGACGTGAAGATGGTGATTGAGTTTGCTCGTCTGAGAGGCATTCGCGTTATCCCGGAGTTTGACACTCCAGGACACACGCAGTCTTGGGGCAaag GCCAGACGGATCTGCTCACGCCCTGTTACTCCGGCTCCAAACCCTCTGGCACCTTCGGACCGGTGAACCCCATCCTGAACACCACCTACGACTTCATGAGCCAGTTCTTCAAGGAGGTCAGCGCTGTGTTCCCTGACGCCTACGTTCACCTGGGAGGTGATGAGGTGGACTTCACCTGCTG GAAGTCCAACCCGGACATTCAGAAGTTCATGGATCAGCAAGGCTTCGGACAAGACTACAGCAAACTGGAGTCATTCTATATCCAAAG ACTCTTGGAAATCGTCACCACTACCAACAAGGGCTACATAATCTGGCAGGAGGTCTTTGACAATGGTGTGAAG cTGAAACCAGACACACTTATCCACGTTTGGAAAGGAAACCAGCAGCAATACCAGAACGAGATGGCAAATGTTACATCATCAGGGTACCGGACCCTGCTGTCCACCCCCTGGTACCTGAACCGTATCTCCTACGGCCAGGACTGGCAGGGCCATTACAAGGCCGACCCGCAGGATTTCAAGG GAACTGAGGAACAGAAGAAGCTTGTGATCGGTGGAGAAGCCTGTTTGTGGGGAGAGTACGTGGACGCCACCAACCTGACACCCAGACTCTG GCCTCGTGCCAGTGCCGTGGCTGAGCGGCTGTGGAGCGCCAAGGAGGTGACAGACATCAACGACGCCTTCAGCAGACTGTCTGCGCACCGCTGTCGTATGGTGGA GCGCGGGATCCCAGCTGAGCCGCTGTTCTCCAGCTACTGTCCCCGTGAGTACAAGGGTATATGA